Part of the Deinococcus radiopugnans ATCC 19172 genome is shown below.
TGGAAGGCAACTACTGCCGCTGCACCGGCTACCACAACATCGTCAAGGCCGTGCAGCACGCGGCGGAGATCATGGCCGGCGGCGCGGAGCAGGGCGGGCAGGCCGCAGACGACTGAGTACGCGGTTCGCAGGACGCAGGACGCGGGACAAGAGGGTTGACCGCGCACCGCGCGCCGCGCACCGCCTCCCCCTGGAGGCAACAAGATGACCGACAACGCCAACGAATCCCGCACCGACAAGTACGTCGGCCAGGCCCTCAAGCGCAAGGAAGACCCGCGGTTCATCACCGGCGCGGGCAACTACACCGATGACATCGTGTTGCCGGGCATGCTGCACGCCGCAATGGTGCGCAGCCCGTACCCGCATGCGAAGATCAACGGCATCAACAAGGAAAGTGTCACCGAGATGCCCGGTGTGGTGGCCGTGCTGACCGGGCAGGACATCGTCGATGCGGGCATCGGCAGCATTCCGGTGGGCTGGCTGCTCCCGGAACTCAAGACGCCCGCGCACCCGGCGATTGCATTGACGGAAGCCAACCATGTGGGCGACATCGTGGCCGTCGTGATCGCCGAGAACCGCGCGCTGGCAGAGGACGCCGCCTCGATGCTGGAAGTGGATTACGAGCCGCTGCCTTCGGTGGCGTTTGCGGGCGCGGCCATTGCCGAGGGCGCACCCGTCGTTCACGACGACGTGCCGGGCAACGTGGCCTTCAACTGGGAAATCGGCGATTCGGTGGCCGTGCAGGAGGGGTTCAACCGCGCCCACAAGACGGTCAAGCTCAAGCTGACCAACCAGCGCCTGATCCCCAACGCCATCGAGCCGCGTGCGTCCCTCGCGCAGTTCACTCCGGCCAGCGGCGAGTACCTGCTGTACACCACCTCGCAGAACCCACACATTCACCGCCTGATTCTGGCCGCGTTCGTCATGAACATCCCTGAACACAAGCTGCGCGTCATTAGCCCGGACGTGGGCGGGGGTTTCGGCTCCAAGATCTTCCAGTATCAGGAAGAGGTCATCATGCTGCTGGCCGCCCGCCTGACGGGGCGCCCGGTCAAGTGGACGGCGCGGCGCAGCGAGGCGTTCGTCAGCGACATGCAGGGCCGCGATCACGAGACCGAGACCGAGATGGCGGTGGACGAGAACGGCAAGATGCTGGCCTTCCGCGTCAACACGTTGGCGAACCTGGGCGCGTATCAAACGCTGTTCGCGCCCGCCGTGCCCACCTACCTGTACGGCACCCTCTGCAACGGCGTGTACAAGCTGCCCGCCGTCCACGTCAAGGTGCAGGGCGTGATGACCAACACCGTGCCGGTGGACGCCTACCGGGGCGCAGGCCGCCCGGAGGCCACCTACGCCATCGAGCGCACCGTGGACGCGATGGCCCACGCCATCGGGGAAGACCCCGCCGAGTTCCGCCGCAAGAACTTCATCCAGCCCGAGGATTTTCCGTACCAGACCCCGGTGGCCCTGGTCTACGACAGCGGCAATTACGAACCCGCGCTGGACATGGCCCTCAACATGATGAAGTACCAGGAGTTGCGCGCCGAGCAGGAAAAAATGAAAGGCAGCAACAAGATTCTGGGCGTCAGCGTGATCAGCTACGTGGAAGCCTGCGGCCTCGCGCCGTCCGCGCTGGTGGGCCAGCTCGGCGCACAGGCCGGGCAGTGGGAATCCAGCCTGGTGCGCGTGTACCCCACCGGCAAGGTGGAGCTGTTCACCGGCTCGCACAGCCACGGGCAGGGCCACGAAACGGCCTTCCCGCAGATCGCCGCCGACGAGCTTCAGATTCCGATTGAGGACATTGACCTCGTTCACGGTGACACGGGCCGGATGCCCTACGGCTGGGGCACCTACGGCAGCCGCTCGGCGGCGGTGGGGGGCAGCGCCCTGAAAGTCGCGTTGCAGAAGATCACCGCCAAGGCCAAGAAGATCGCCGCACACCTGCTGGAAGCCTCCGAGGAGGACGTGGAGCACGAGAACGGCGTCTTCCGCATCAAGGGCGCGCCGGATCAGTCCAAGACCTTCTTCGACGTGGCGCTGATGGCCCACCTGGCCCACAGCCTGCCCGACGGCATGGAGCCGGGGCTGGAGGCCACCGCCTTCTACGATCCCAAGAACTTCGTCTACCCCTTCGGCACGCACATGGCCGTGGTGGAGATCGACACCGACACCGGCAAGGTAGACCTGCGCAACTACGGCTGCGTGGACGACTGCGGGCCTCTGATCAACCCCCTGATCGTGGAGGGGCAGGTTCACGGCGGCATCGCCCAGGGTGCGGGCCAGGCCCTGTGGGAGGAGGGCGCATACGACGAGGAGGGCAACCTGCTGGCCGCGTCGTACATGGAATACACCATGCCGCGCGCCGACGATCTGCCGATGTACCAGATTGACCACACCGTGACCCCCAGCCCGCACAACCCGCTGGGCGTGAAGGGCATCGGCGAGTCCGGCACGATTGCCAGCAGCTCCGCCGTCGCCAACGCCGTGCTGGACGCCCTGTGGCACGAGTGCGGTATCGAGCATATGGACATGCCCTACACCGCCGAGAAGGTCTGGAAGGCCATCCGGGATTCGCGTGCAGGGATGGGGCAGGCCGCGGACGATTGAACGAGTGTGCGGTACGCGGGGTGCGGTGCGCGGTCTTTCACTGCGTACCACGTACCGCCTCCCGCGTACTGCCGACCAAAGGGAGGCAACCATGTATCCAGCCCATTTCGACTACCAAAAAGCCGCCAGCGTGGACGACGCCCTCAAGGCGATGGCCGACAATCCTGAACTCAAGATCATTGCCGGGGGGCATTCGCTGTTGCCCGCCATGAAACTGCGGCTGGCGCAGCCGCCCGCGCTGCTGGACATCTTCGGTCTGGAAGAACTCAAGGGCATCAAGGAAGAGGGCGACTTCTACGTGGTGGGCGCGATGACCACGCACGCTGACGTGCTGCGTAGCCAGCTTCCGCTGTTTCCCGAAGTGGCGGGCTGGGTGGGCGATCCGATGGTTCGCAACCGGGGCACCATCGGCGGCTCGCTGGCCCACGCCGATCCCAGCGCGGATTACCCGGCGGCGGCCCTGGCGACGGGGGCGGAGTTCGTCATTCGCGGCATGGGCGGCGAGCGTACCGTGGGCGCGGACGAGATGTTCCTGGGCATGTTCGAGAGCGCGGTGGAACATGGCGAACTGCTGACGCACATCCGCATTCCCAAGGGCATTACCGCCAGCGTGTACGAGAAATACCGCCACCCGGCCAGCCATTACGCGATTGTGGGCGTAGCGATGGCCCGCCATGCGGACGGCCAGATTCGCGCGGCCTACACCGGGGCGGCAGAGAAGGCCGCGCGGCTGCCCAAACTCGAAGAACGCCTGAATGCCGGGCAGGATGCCGGAACGGGCCTTGTCGAGGGCGCGGACATGCTGGGAGACCGCTTCGCCAGCGCCGAGTACCGCGCCCATCTGGTGGACGTGCTGTCGGATCGGGCGGCCAAACGCCTGGGCTGACAGCCTGCTCTTTGGTCTCCTCCCTCGGGTGTGGGAGGAGGCTTTTCTTGTGCTCGGTAGGAGCAGCAGATATTGGGCGAGACCGGGCTGCCCCCACTCTCAGGCTCTACTCTGTCTCCATGTCTTCCCCTCCAGATTTTTCGGACCCCCAGCGGGCCTGGGCCTACCGTCCTGCCGAACCTCTGGCGGGTGCCGCTGGCGGCCCGCTCTCGGGCCTGACCTTCAGCGTCAAGGATCTGTTCGGCGTTCCCGGTTGGCCGCTGACCGCCAGCACGCGCGCGCCCGTGCCCGAGGTGGGGGAGAGCGTGCTGGTGCGCCGCCTGCTGGAGCTGGGGGCCTCTGCGGTGGGCAAGACCCACCTGCACGAGGTGGCGCTGGGCATCACCGGCCTGAACGGCTACGGCAGCACCACCCATCCTTTTGATGCCCAGCGCGTCCCTGGCGGCAGCAGCAGCGGCGCGGCGGTGAGCGTGGCGCTGGAACAGGTGGATTTCGCGCTGGGCACGGACACGGGCGGCAGCATCCGCGTTCCGGCGGCGTGGTGCGGCGTGGCCGGCTACAAGCCCACCAAGGGCCACCCGGACTGGAGCACGCAGGGAGCGCTGCCGCTGTCGTGGACCTGTGACCACGCCGGGCCGCTGGCGCGTAATCTTGCCACCATCACGCGGGTGCAGGCAGCGCTCACCGGGCGGCCAATTCAGCCGCAGGGCTGGACAGGCGTGCGCGTGGGCCTGTGGTTGCCCGAAGGCTGGACCGACGATGCGGTGCGGGACGCGACACTGGCTTTCGCCGCCGATCTGGAGCGCCGTGGAGCTGAGGTCACGCCCGTTCACCTGCCGGAGATGCTGGACGCCTACTCGCCCATCGTCCTGAGCGAGGCGGCCCAGGTCCACGCCGAGGCGTTGCAGCAGGCTGATCCCGGCTTCCAGCCGTTCACGCTCTCGGCTTTGCGTCAGGGGGCGGCCCTCACGGAAGCGGAGGTGCAGCAGGCCTTTGACCGCCGCACTGACTATGCGTGGCTGCTGAATGGAGTTTTCATGGCTTTCGACGTGCTGTTGGCTCCCGCCGTACCCACCCCGCCGCCGTTGATCGGTCAGGACGAGGTGACGGTAGGGGAGGGCGTTCTGCCGCTGCGCCGCGCTGTCCTCAGACTGACGGCGCCGTTCAGCCTGCTGGGCGTGCCCACCGTGTCGCTGCCCACGGCCGCCCCGTCTGTCGGGGTGCAGCTGATCGGGCGGCACGGCGAGGATGACCGCCTGCTGGGCCTGGGACTGGCCTGGGAGCAGGGCACTTGAGACGGGCATTGCTGCTGCCGCTGCTTCTGGGGGCCTGTGCGCCAGCCGTGCGGCCCCAGCCGGTGCAGGTCTGGGAGGGTTCGGCGCGGGTGCTGCTGACCGTCCAGCAGTACCGCCTGATCTTTACCGTCGATCCCGTGAGTCACGCCCTGAGCGGCACGCTGGCCAACCTCAGCAGTGGGGACCGCTTTGAGGCCGCTGGAACGCTGCTGCCCGCTGGCGACGCGGCGGAACTGTCGGCCCAGGTCACGCCGGGCAACGCGCCCCGCTTGAACGCGGGCATCCTGGGCTTCGGGATCAGCGGGGTCACGTTCAAGTCCGACGCCTTTCTGAGCGGGCAGGTGCGGGGCGGGCTGTTTGACGGCAGCCTGCGCGTCAACGGCGTTCGTTACCCACTGACGCTGAGGCGGGTTCAGTGACCGCCCAGAGGGTGGCTGATCTGTACCTGTCGGACGTGCGCGGCCGGATGCGCGGGGTGCGGGCGCTGGGTGACGGCGCGCTGGCACAGCTTCAGGCCAGCGAGTGGCATACGCCGCTGGCGCAGGACGGCAACTCCGCCGCCGTGCTGATTCAGCATCTGGCCGGCAACATGCACTCGCGCTGGGGGGCGCTGCGCGGCGGCTACCGCGCGGGCACCGAGGGCGAGAGTGCGGGGCGCAACCGGGACGCGGAGTTCGAGGAGGGCGCCCTGGACGGAGTCACCCTCATGAAGCTCTGGGACGACGGGTGGCAGGTCTTTCTGGACGCGCTGGACCACCTGAGCCCCGACGATCTGACCCGCCCGCTGACCATCCGGGGCGAGACCCACACCGTGCTGGAAGCCATTCAGCGGCAGGTGGCGCACTACAGCGGGCATGTCTACCAGCTGATCCTGCTGGTCAAGACCCTGCGCGGGCCGCAGTGGCGCACCCTCAGCATCGCGCGCGGTGGGTCGGCGGCGTATAACGCGGCCCTGTGGCCGCCTGACGGGACCGCTTGAGAGGGTACGCCCTGCCTGAACGCTTGAACGGCGTACCAATCCGGCCCTGCCCGGCAGATCCCCCTATTACGCTGAGCCCATGCGAATCCTGGTGACGGGCGCGACGGGTTTTCTGGGCGGCGCCACCGCCCGTGAACTGGTGCGGTGCGGCCACACGGTCACCGGTCTGGGCCGGGACGCAACAAAGGGGGCGGCGCTGGAGGCCGGGGGGATTGGCTTCGTGCGGGCCGACTTGCGCGTTCCTGCCGACTGGCGGCCCGCACTGGACAACACCGACGCCGTGCTGCACGCCGCCGCCCGCTCTACCCTTTGGGGCCGCTGGCCCGACTTCGTGGCCGACAACGTCACGGTCAGCCGGGAGGTGGCGCGGGCCTGCGCGGTGCGTGGGCTGCGGCTGGTGCACATCAGCACGCCCAGCGTGTACAACGCCACGCGCCTCTCGCATCAGGTGCCGGAAACCACGCCGATCGGCCCGCGCTTCGACACTCTGTACGCCCGCAGCAAGTATCTGGCCGAACTGGAGGTCACGCAGGCCCATCCGGAAGCCACCCTCCTGCGCCCGCGCGGGATTTACGGCATCGGCGACACGTCGATCATTCCCCGGCTGGCGCGGGCGCTGCGTGCGGGCCGTCTGCCCCAGCTGGTGCGCGGCGAGGTCCACACCGAACTGACGCACGTCCGTAACGTGGCCCACGCTGCACGGCTGGCGCTGGAGCGTCCTGCGCCCGGCCTCTATAACGTCACCGACGGCGTGCCGGTTCCGATCTGGGCCACGCTGGACGCGCTGGCCGACGCGCTGGGGGTGGCCCGTCCGGGCCGCTACGTTCCGGCGCGCGTCGTCGAGAACATGGCCCGTGTACTGGAACTGGCCGCCCGCCTGCACCCTGCGCGGCCCGAGCCGGCGCTGACCGCCAGCGGGGTGCGGCTGCTCACCCGCCCCATGAGCCTGGACCTGACCCATGCCCGCACGCGGCTGGGTTATGCGCCCGTGGTTCACCCGGCGCAGGGGCTGGCCCAGGTGCTGGCGGCGGTGCGGTCATGACCCACCTGCGCGTGGTTCCGCTGGCGGCGGGTGAATGCCTGAACCTGTCGGCGCTGACCGAACGCGGCGCAGCGTGGCGGGTTCAGACGTACCCGGCGGGTTTTACGCTGTTGCTTCACCCCACGCACGGCCCGGTGCTGTTCGACACCGGGTACTCGGCGCGGGTGCCAGCCGCCATGCGGCGCTGGCCCGGCGTGCTGTACGGCCTGTTGACCCCGGTGCGGCTGGACGCGCGGGAGACGGCGCGGTCGCAACTGGCCCGCCTGGGCTTCGCGGCCGAGGAGGTGGAGAACGTGATCGTGTCCCACCTGCACGCCGATCACGTGGGGGGCCTGCGCGATTTCACGGCGGCGCGCTTTCATCTGAACCCGGAGGCCTACGCGCCGCTGCGGCATTTGCACGGTATGACCGCCATCCGCAAGGCGTTCATGCCCGAACTGCTGCCCGGTGATTTCGAGGCCCGTGTTCAGCCGCTCGACTTCCAGCCTGCCCCGCCCGGCCTGTCGCCGTTTCCGCTGGCCGCCGACGTGTTCGAGGACGGCAGCGCCTCCGCGGTGCAGGTGCCGGGTCACGCGCCAGGGATGATCGCCTTGATCGTCCGCACCACCCCGGACGCCGCGCTGGACGGCGACGGCACCGGCCTGAGTCTGCTGGCCGCCGACGCCGCCTGGAGCGTACGGGCCTTGCGTGAGGGACGCGAGGTGCACCCGCTGGCCCGCGTGGTGTTCGACGACGCCGCCGCCGAGCGCCGCAGTGCCGGGCAGTTGCGCGAATGGCTGGCCGCCCATCCCCGCGCCCGCGTGATCGTCAGCCACGACGCGCCGGAGCCTGGACATGGCTGAGCGTCTGGACCGCCTGACCGTGCTGGGCCACGCGCTGGGTGAGGGCCGCCTGATGTTCCGGGACCGCGCGGCGCTGCGGCGGCACCAGGACCGGCAGGCGCGGGCGCATCTGCGCTGGGTGGCCGCGCACAGCCCCTTCACGGCCCGGCGTTTTCTGGACGCGGGGCTGGCGCTGTCGCAGTGGCGCGAGTTGCCCCCCGTGGACAAGGCCGGGATGATGGCCGCCTTCGACACCCTGAATACCGCTGACCTGCGCCTGAGCGACGTGCTGGCCGTCGCCCGCCGCGCCGAGG
Proteins encoded:
- a CDS encoding xanthine dehydrogenase family protein molybdopterin-binding subunit, with the translated sequence MTDNANESRTDKYVGQALKRKEDPRFITGAGNYTDDIVLPGMLHAAMVRSPYPHAKINGINKESVTEMPGVVAVLTGQDIVDAGIGSIPVGWLLPELKTPAHPAIALTEANHVGDIVAVVIAENRALAEDAASMLEVDYEPLPSVAFAGAAIAEGAPVVHDDVPGNVAFNWEIGDSVAVQEGFNRAHKTVKLKLTNQRLIPNAIEPRASLAQFTPASGEYLLYTTSQNPHIHRLILAAFVMNIPEHKLRVISPDVGGGFGSKIFQYQEEVIMLLAARLTGRPVKWTARRSEAFVSDMQGRDHETETEMAVDENGKMLAFRVNTLANLGAYQTLFAPAVPTYLYGTLCNGVYKLPAVHVKVQGVMTNTVPVDAYRGAGRPEATYAIERTVDAMAHAIGEDPAEFRRKNFIQPEDFPYQTPVALVYDSGNYEPALDMALNMMKYQELRAEQEKMKGSNKILGVSVISYVEACGLAPSALVGQLGAQAGQWESSLVRVYPTGKVELFTGSHSHGQGHETAFPQIAADELQIPIEDIDLVHGDTGRMPYGWGTYGSRSAAVGGSALKVALQKITAKAKKIAAHLLEASEEDVEHENGVFRIKGAPDQSKTFFDVALMAHLAHSLPDGMEPGLEATAFYDPKNFVYPFGTHMAVVEIDTDTGKVDLRNYGCVDDCGPLINPLIVEGQVHGGIAQGAGQALWEEGAYDEEGNLLAASYMEYTMPRADDLPMYQIDHTVTPSPHNPLGVKGIGESGTIASSSAVANAVLDALWHECGIEHMDMPYTAEKVWKAIRDSRAGMGQAADD
- a CDS encoding FAD binding domain-containing protein, producing MYPAHFDYQKAASVDDALKAMADNPELKIIAGGHSLLPAMKLRLAQPPALLDIFGLEELKGIKEEGDFYVVGAMTTHADVLRSQLPLFPEVAGWVGDPMVRNRGTIGGSLAHADPSADYPAAALATGAEFVIRGMGGERTVGADEMFLGMFESAVEHGELLTHIRIPKGITASVYEKYRHPASHYAIVGVAMARHADGQIRAAYTGAAEKAARLPKLEERLNAGQDAGTGLVEGADMLGDRFASAEYRAHLVDVLSDRAAKRLG
- a CDS encoding amidase; amino-acid sequence: MSSPPDFSDPQRAWAYRPAEPLAGAAGGPLSGLTFSVKDLFGVPGWPLTASTRAPVPEVGESVLVRRLLELGASAVGKTHLHEVALGITGLNGYGSTTHPFDAQRVPGGSSSGAAVSVALEQVDFALGTDTGGSIRVPAAWCGVAGYKPTKGHPDWSTQGALPLSWTCDHAGPLARNLATITRVQAALTGRPIQPQGWTGVRVGLWLPEGWTDDAVRDATLAFAADLERRGAEVTPVHLPEMLDAYSPIVLSEAAQVHAEALQQADPGFQPFTLSALRQGAALTEAEVQQAFDRRTDYAWLLNGVFMAFDVLLAPAVPTPPPLIGQDEVTVGEGVLPLRRAVLRLTAPFSLLGVPTVSLPTAAPSVGVQLIGRHGEDDRLLGLGLAWEQGT
- a CDS encoding DUF1572 family protein, with product MTAQRVADLYLSDVRGRMRGVRALGDGALAQLQASEWHTPLAQDGNSAAVLIQHLAGNMHSRWGALRGGYRAGTEGESAGRNRDAEFEEGALDGVTLMKLWDDGWQVFLDALDHLSPDDLTRPLTIRGETHTVLEAIQRQVAHYSGHVYQLILLVKTLRGPQWRTLSIARGGSAAYNAALWPPDGTA
- a CDS encoding NAD-dependent epimerase/dehydratase family protein, with amino-acid sequence MRILVTGATGFLGGATARELVRCGHTVTGLGRDATKGAALEAGGIGFVRADLRVPADWRPALDNTDAVLHAAARSTLWGRWPDFVADNVTVSREVARACAVRGLRLVHISTPSVYNATRLSHQVPETTPIGPRFDTLYARSKYLAELEVTQAHPEATLLRPRGIYGIGDTSIIPRLARALRAGRLPQLVRGEVHTELTHVRNVAHAARLALERPAPGLYNVTDGVPVPIWATLDALADALGVARPGRYVPARVVENMARVLELAARLHPARPEPALTASGVRLLTRPMSLDLTHARTRLGYAPVVHPAQGLAQVLAAVRS
- a CDS encoding MBL fold metallo-hydrolase → MTHLRVVPLAAGECLNLSALTERGAAWRVQTYPAGFTLLLHPTHGPVLFDTGYSARVPAAMRRWPGVLYGLLTPVRLDARETARSQLARLGFAAEEVENVIVSHLHADHVGGLRDFTAARFHLNPEAYAPLRHLHGMTAIRKAFMPELLPGDFEARVQPLDFQPAPPGLSPFPLAADVFEDGSASAVQVPGHAPGMIALIVRTTPDAALDGDGTGLSLLAADAAWSVRALREGREVHPLARVVFDDAAAERRSAGQLREWLAAHPRARVIVSHDAPEPGHG